In the genome of Cupriavidus sp. WKF15, the window ACCCAACGGAAAGCCGGCATAGAGCACGCCGGTCATCATTCCGCGCATGGGCCGCGGCGTGTATTCGGCAGACAGCGCCAGCAGATTCGGAATCGCGCCGCCAAGGCCGAGACCGGCGAGGAACCGCATCAGCAGCAGTTCCGGCAGCGTGGACGCATGCGGCGTCAGCAGCGAGAACACCGAGAAGACCACGATGGCCGTCGCCAGCAGCCAGCGGCGGCCAAAGCGATCGGCCAGCGGGCCGAGCAGGAAGGCGCCAAACATGGCGCCCAGCAGACCAGCGGAGAAGACCTGTCCGAATTGTGCGATGGCAATGTCGAGCGAGGAAGACATGGCTTTGGCTGCAAAGCCGATCGCCTGGGTGTCGAAGCCATCCATTAGCACGATGAGGAAGCAGACGATGAAGATGCGAAGCCGATAGGCACCGAGAGGCCGTCTGTCGATGACCGACGCAATGCTAATTGGGGGTGGGTACATGTGTCTCCTTGATTGCGCGGTCTTTTGTGTGGTTGAACCTGGTCCGGTCGGCCGTTGCGCCGCGCTGCGAGGTAAGCGGATGACGGAAGTCTCGTTCCTCGCCTATCATTCGGCAATCAAATGAACGGAATTACGGTCATGAACGAAATAGATAATTTCGATATGAACCTGCTGCGCGTATTCGATGCGCTGTGGCGGCATGGTCACCTGGGCCGCGCGGCCGAGGAGATCGGCGTAAGCCAGCCGGCCATGTCGCACGCATTGCAGCGGATGCGCGATCAGCTTGGCGATCCGCTGTTCCTTAGGGTCCGCACCGGCATGCAGCCGTCACCGCGTGCCGTAGTGCTTGCGCCCGTCGTGCAGGGGGTGTTATCCGAGGTGCGAGAACACCTTCTGACGGCGCCGCGCTTCGATCCTGCGCAGGCTCGGCGGACCTTTACGCTGGCGCTGTCTGACGTCGGCGAAGCAGCATTCTTGCCGCGCCTGCTGGCCCGTCTCATGAAGGAGGCGCCGCATGTGGACGTGCGTACGGTGTCGGCACGGCACACGGACCTCATGGATCAGCTCGAACGCGGCAGGATCGATCTGGCCATTGGCTACTATCCTGACCTCGGCGGTTCGGATGTATTCCAGCAGCGCCTGTTCCCGCACGGCTTCGTGTGCCTGGCGCGCAAGAATCACCCGGTCGCACGCGGACGCATGACGGCGCAACAGTTCCGGGCGCTGCCTCATGCGGTGATTCAGAGCGAAAGCCGCAGCCAGGAACTCGTCGAATCGTATCTGCGCCAGCACGGCATCGCGCGGCGCGAGATGCTGCGTTCCCCGCATTTTCTCAGCATTCCGCTCGTGATCGCGTCGACCGATCTGGTCGTCACGGTGCCGCTGCCGGTGGGCGAGCTGTTCGCGCGCATCGCGGATGTACAGGTCCTTGAACCACCGTTCCCGATTCCCGCTTTTGATCTCAGGCAGCATTGGCACCGCTGTCAGCATGACGACCCGGGCAATCGCTGGCTGCGCTCAGTCACCCAGGAACTGTTCGGCGAATCTCCTGGCGAGTAGCGGCCCGTACATCGCATACGGCTAAGGCAACGAGGGCGATCCATCCGGATCGCCCTCGTTCATGATTGCTTTCGCTGTCAGGCCACAACCACATGGTGCGGATCGGCACAGGCCAGCGCCTCGGCACGGTCAGCACTCGGCGGATAGATCCACTCGGTGTTGATCTGCGTCTTCAGTGCCTTGGCTTCTACGCCCACCAGCTTCACCTGACGATCCCAGCCTTCGGTGTATACAGCCCCCCACGGCCCGAGATCCAGGCAGGTGACATACTTCGGCTGGCTGTAAGGAATCGGCGTTGTCCCCAGGAGGTCTGCCGCCACATTATGCCCAGCGATCCGGCCCAGCTTCATCGCGTGCTGACAGGACATCGCGGCGTGGTTACCTTCATCATCGGTGGCCGCGTAGGCAACGTCACCCGTAGCGTAGACCGTATCGATGCCTTTGACCTTCAGGTTTCGATCGACATGGAGCCGCCCGAAGTTGTCGCGCTGCGCTGGAATCTGCGACGTCAGCGCACTGGCACGCGCGCCGGCGGTCCAGATCACCGTGTCTGTCTCGATGCGCTCACCGTTCTCGAGCGTAACGCCGTTCGCATCCACCGCCGCGACGCCGGAGCCGAGCTTCCATGTCACACCGAGCTCAGTCAGCGCCTGGGTAATCACCGGACGCGGGCCGGGACCCAGGTCGGGGCCAACGTCGCTGTTGCGCTCGACCATGATCACGTTCACGGCAGCGTCCTTGCCGAGTACGTCGCGTAGACGGGCAGGCATTTCCGCGGCGGTCTCGATACCGGTGAAACCGGCTCCGGCGATCACTACCGTGTTGCGTGACACGCTTTCGGGACGACGCGCCAGGCTGGCGAGATGCGCATCAAGCGCTGCGGCATCAGCCACCTGGTCTACATTGAACGCATGCTGCTCGAGCCCCGGAATCAGCGGCCGGAACAGGCGGCTGCCAGCAGCGAGGACCAGGCGGTCATAGTCGAGCTTACGGAGCGACGTATCGGCACCCAGCCCCACAATTTCCACTTCCTGGCTTGCCACATCAATGCGCTCGACCAGGCCCTGGATGAACTTGACGCCCACAGCCTGAAATATTTCCTGCAGTGGCGCCCTCATGCCGCCTGGGTTCTTCTCGTAAAGACGCGGACGCACGTGCAGCTCGGGCTCCGGCGCGACAAGTACGATCTCCACATCGGTACGCCCCACTTCATCCAGAAGGCGGGCCGAACCCAGCGCGCTCCACATGCCGGCGAAGCCGGCACCAATAACAACAATACGTTTCGACATGCTTCATGCTCCTTGAATCAATGCTCGATTTCGTGTGACCGGCGAACTCCAAAGTTGGCGTAGCAGCCTGATCAGCTAGGCGGTACCTTGCGGCACCGTAACTACGATTCTATTAATCGTAGTTACGGTGTGCAAGAGCTTTTTTGATGCAGCCAAGGTCGCTACATTCTCCTGTGGCATCTCGTGCGCTTTTCACCTGCGCCTTGCACTTGGATCCTCTTTCGACTATCTTTACTACGCTTTTACTAGTCGTAGTTAAATGGAGTGGAGCAT includes:
- a CDS encoding LysR family transcriptional regulator — translated: MNEIDNFDMNLLRVFDALWRHGHLGRAAEEIGVSQPAMSHALQRMRDQLGDPLFLRVRTGMQPSPRAVVLAPVVQGVLSEVREHLLTAPRFDPAQARRTFTLALSDVGEAAFLPRLLARLMKEAPHVDVRTVSARHTDLMDQLERGRIDLAIGYYPDLGGSDVFQQRLFPHGFVCLARKNHPVARGRMTAQQFRALPHAVIQSESRSQELVESYLRQHGIARREMLRSPHFLSIPLVIASTDLVVTVPLPVGELFARIADVQVLEPPFPIPAFDLRQHWHRCQHDDPGNRWLRSVTQELFGESPGE
- a CDS encoding NAD(P)/FAD-dependent oxidoreductase, which codes for MSKRIVVIGAGFAGMWSALGSARLLDEVGRTDVEIVLVAPEPELHVRPRLYEKNPGGMRAPLQEIFQAVGVKFIQGLVERIDVASQEVEIVGLGADTSLRKLDYDRLVLAAGSRLFRPLIPGLEQHAFNVDQVADAAALDAHLASLARRPESVSRNTVVIAGAGFTGIETAAEMPARLRDVLGKDAAVNVIMVERNSDVGPDLGPGPRPVITQALTELGVTWKLGSGVAAVDANGVTLENGERIETDTVIWTAGARASALTSQIPAQRDNFGRLHVDRNLKVKGIDTVYATGDVAYAATDDEGNHAAMSCQHAMKLGRIAGHNVAADLLGTTPIPYSQPKYVTCLDLGPWGAVYTEGWDRQVKLVGVEAKALKTQINTEWIYPPSADRAEALACADPHHVVVA